From Cryomorphaceae bacterium 1068:
CAATAAAGTGTATTTCGTTGTTTTCATTGAAAAGCGTTTGTATTAATCGCGATATAAAGTCCAAGTGAAAGTCCAAGCAGGGCAGACCAGATGACTGAACTAACAATTAAAACGAAAGACATCTCAAAGAATGAACGCAACCAAGACTTCTTAAGGAATTCTTTGTAGCCATAGATATACAAGAAAAACATCAAAATGTAAATCACCAGAACTACCACCCACCCGGGTAAAATATGGTCGAGCGGAAAAAGAAAACTCAACATATTACTGAGACAAAACATGTAAGTCTGAAAGACGATATGTTCGGCATAGTTGAATTTCCGCTTTAGGTTCATCAGCCATGTAAATAGTGCCGTAAAGGGAATGAATGTCCAAAGAATGAGGTTAAAATAACCTTGAACTTCACCAAGCAACCGCAAGACTGAAACTTTAGCTTCTTCCGGATTGCCACCCTTATCAGCTACCGATTCCGAATACCCCTGTGTGAAGTCGGTGCTTGCCTGTTGTGTAAACTCTGCTAAACCGATAAGAAACAGAGCTAAAGCCGTGGTAACAATCAATATTCGAAACGGTGGAACGTAGTGATAACGATTGGCACCTAAGTAGTCAAGAACGGTAGCACCCGGATTTGTAAACAGCTGCTTAATCGTATAAATCCCACCACGCTCGATATTGAAGGCCTCAACTGCCGAGTGCAGTATTTGCTTCATGGTGATACGTTTTACCGTTCTTACTTCTGTAATATCTAGTGGTTCTTCTTCCGTAGGAAACTCGTTCATCACATTGGCTTTAAGCGCCTAAACTAAAAAATAAAATTCCAGAGACATCCATTTTGAAAACAAAAAACCCTCGAATAATTTCGAGGGTTCCTTTGATGTCTTATGATATAGGAATACTAGCTTCTACCTCTCTTTGGGTAGCCACTGCCCTTTTTAGGATAACCCCCACCCTTCTTCGGATAGCCGCTTCCTTTCTTTTTTCCTTTGAACTTTCCTCCACCTTTGGAACCAAAACTCTTCTTCTCTTTAAATGGTTTATCTTCATAGGATGATTGAACGTGTTGGTCAGTAACAATCACATCTACCTGTCGTCCGCTAAAGTTCATGCCGCTGAGAGACATAGCCACCTCAGTGGCATACTTCTGCTCGACATCCACTGTGCTGCGCTCAGCATCAATCGAAATTCGACCAAAATTCACTTTGTCATTACCCATCACCTCATTGATGACTCCCATCAATCGATTGGGCTTTAATTCTTGACTAGAACCAACATTAATTTCCAAGGTGGTAAATCCCGATTCGGTCTTTCCGCCACTATCTCTGCGCGAACTGCGTTCAGGACGGTCACGGTAGCTATCGCGACTGCCGCGATCACTCCTCTCGTAGCGATCACCTCGGTCTCTGCGGTCATCTCTATCTCTATCTCTGCGGCCACTGCGTTCTCTTCTTCCTCCACGGTCGTCTCTGTCATTTCCTCTTGAAGAAGGAGAGGCATTTATATCTCCACCTTTCTCCGTTTCCACTTCGATAGATTTCAATGCATAACGCGTAAGCTGAGAAATGAGCTGATCTCGGTCCATCTCTGCTAGCAATACATTCATTTCAGCAACGAGATTGTCAAAATCCTTGTGCTCCGTGTTGGCATAGTGAATATCTTCTCCCACTCCCAAAACTCTTCCTCTGACGATTTCGTCCATGGTTGGAACTTTCTTGAGCTCGAACTTCTTGCCCACCATTTTCTCAATCTCTCTCAGCCTGCGGTTCTCGCGACTGTGAAGGATAGAAAGACAAATACCGCTTTTTCCTGCTCGTCCCGTTCTACCACTTCGGTGAACGTACACTTCAGGATCATCCGGCAGTGTGTAGTTGATTACGTGAGTAAGGTCATCTACATCGATACCACGTGCAGCCACATCAGTAGCTACTAACATACGCAGACTCTTTGAGCGAAAGTTGCGCATCACAGAGTCCCGTTGAGCTTGAGAAAGGTCACCGTTTAGTGCTTGTGCCGGATATCCATGTCGGCTGAGCTTGCTAGCCAATTCGTTGGTCTCGCGTCGTGTTCGACAGAATACCACTCCGTAAAATTCGGGATGTGCATCGGCTAGTCGCTTCAAGGCCTCGTATCGATCCGAAGCTTTCACCATATAATACTCGTGAGTAACGTTCTTGGCGCCTTCATTTCGTTTTCCAATACTGATGCGCTTGGCTACACCCATGTATTTTCTGGCGATGCTTTCTACTTTCGGAGGCATTGTAGCCGAAAACAACCACGTTGATTTTTCTTTCGGCATTTCTTTGAAGATGCTCTCCAAGTCGTCCTTGAATCCCATGTTCAACATTTCATCCGCCTCATCGAGAACGAACCATTCGATATTTTCCAACTTGAGAATACCTCTCTTGATCATATCCACTACTCGACCCGGAGTTCCAACCACGACTTGCGACCCCTTGTTCAGAAATCTAGCTTGAGTGCTTATAGGTGCTCCGCCGTAGACAGGAGTGATAAACAGATTGTCAATGTACTTGGCGTAATCTTGTATGTCTTTAGTGATCTGCAAGCAGAGTTCTCGCGTAGGACAGAGAATTAATGCTTGAGTAAATTTCGAAGATGTATCAACGTGATGTACCAACGGCAACCCAAAACCAGCCGTTTTACCCGTTCCCGTTTGTGCGAGTGCCACCAAGTCGCTTGCATCTTCCTCTAGTAAAGCCAATGTTTCTACCTGAACGGGCGTAGGCTTAGTAAAGCCCATATCGTCAATAGCCCGCAATATTTCAGGCTTTAAGCCCGATTCCAAAAAATTTTCCATGAAATTGTTGTGATGTGTTCCTGCGGGACTGGCTGAGGAAAGATGAAGTAATTAAGTATGTATGCCCGCTATTAATCAGGCCGCAAAGATAACTCAATTTTTCGAGCCTTTGATTTTTAAGAGCGACTCTATTTTCGCCTTTGATTCAGCCAGTTTGTCGTCTGCTCATTCATGAACGCTTTGAAGAATATTATGAACTATATACATGAAGGTCAGCCAATCTGGAAATTCATCATTACTTTACAAAAGTATCCAATCCATAGATTCACGCTTTTCAAAGTTTTTGAAATCAAGTAATGGTATCAAACTATGAGAAGCAACGTCTGCATAATCCGCCTTATTCGGCATAGACAAATTCATAAAACGAAAAACCTTAAACAAAAAAACCCCGCTCGAAAACGAGCGGGGTTCTATAGTTTAATGGTTGCTATTTAACTCATCTGGCTATGATCAACTTCTTGACTTCCACCTGTGCTCCGCTGGTATAGCGATAGAGGTAGACCCCATTGGGTAATCCACTTCCATCAAACTCAGTGCGGTATTCTGCATCAGCATCCATCATTCCGTTGAAAAGCATAGCTACTCTCCTTCCGGTCATATCATATACTTCCAGCGTTGCAGCAGCTTCTTTCGAAGAACTGAACACTGCGTATGATGTTCCCTCGGTTGGATTGGGTGCAATTTCAAGATTCAAATGAGATTGCATCTCTGTGCTTGTGCCTGTCCAAATACCGGCTACATTAATCGGCATACAGCCCGAAGCCATATCGCCTTGATTCACAAAGAATGACTCTCCATCCAGTAAGAGCTGAACTCTCTGACCGGTGTCATTGGCATCAGCATCACCTACGATTAGCCTCTGACGACCATCAACCGATAGGAAGAAGTCTCCGTCGCTGCGTAGCGCTAGTCCTGAAGATCCCTCAGGCACAAAGCCCAAGTTGACATTCTGACCATCGATGATCACTTCGAAAGCTCGATTGGGCCCCGAAGAAACCAAGTAGAGCATGCCATTCTCACCGAAGGCTATGTCACCATCGCCGATATTGGCACCCGAAACCGCTACCCCTACTCCATCTTGTGGGTGGTACGTGTACACTCGATTCATCAATTCGCTTGAAGCGAAAAGTGAGCCATCGTTGAAACCAGCGCCCGTAAATCCTGAAACGGAATACTGCGTTTCAATAACTTCGCTTGGCACGACTTCAGTGGCATTCATGTCTAGCGTTTGGTAGGCTGCATCATTTCTGTGCACCATATAGAGCAATCCGCTTACCTCATCGTAAGCCAAGCTCACTTCCACTTCGAGAGAAGCAATGAGACTCAAGCTGGCTTCATCAGCATCGTCAGCAACCATAAAGCTGTAGATGTCCGATCCACCGCCTTCATT
This genomic window contains:
- a CDS encoding DEAD/DEAH box helicase, coding for MENFLESGLKPEILRAIDDMGFTKPTPVQVETLALLEEDASDLVALAQTGTGKTAGFGLPLVHHVDTSSKFTQALILCPTRELCLQITKDIQDYAKYIDNLFITPVYGGAPISTQARFLNKGSQVVVGTPGRVVDMIKRGILKLENIEWFVLDEADEMLNMGFKDDLESIFKEMPKEKSTWLFSATMPPKVESIARKYMGVAKRISIGKRNEGAKNVTHEYYMVKASDRYEALKRLADAHPEFYGVVFCRTRRETNELASKLSRHGYPAQALNGDLSQAQRDSVMRNFRSKSLRMLVATDVAARGIDVDDLTHVINYTLPDDPEVYVHRSGRTGRAGKSGICLSILHSRENRRLREIEKMVGKKFELKKVPTMDEIVRGRVLGVGEDIHYANTEHKDFDNLVAEMNVLLAEMDRDQLISQLTRYALKSIEVETEKGGDINASPSSRGNDRDDRGGRRERSGRRDRDRDDRRDRGDRYERSDRGSRDSYRDRPERSSRRDSGGKTESGFTTLEINVGSSQELKPNRLMGVINEVMGNDKVNFGRISIDAERSTVDVEQKYATEVAMSLSGMNFSGRQVDVIVTDQHVQSSYEDKPFKEKKSFGSKGGGKFKGKKKGSGYPKKGGGYPKKGSGYPKRGRS
- a CDS encoding DUF3667 domain-containing protein, producing MNEFPTEEEPLDITEVRTVKRITMKQILHSAVEAFNIERGGIYTIKQLFTNPGATVLDYLGANRYHYVPPFRILIVTTALALFLIGLAEFTQQASTDFTQGYSESVADKGGNPEEAKVSVLRLLGEVQGYFNLILWTFIPFTALFTWLMNLKRKFNYAEHIVFQTYMFCLSNMLSFLFPLDHILPGWVVVLVIYILMFFLYIYGYKEFLKKSWLRSFFEMSFVLIVSSVIWSALLGLSLGLYIAINTNAFQ